Proteins found in one Asterias amurensis chromosome 13, ASM3211899v1 genomic segment:
- the LOC139946374 gene encoding DDB1- and CUL4-associated factor 15-like — MAGGLSCFPCLAPTKKGVFPSFNIIHRLHMRQMRGNLRPTARTYPICRSLFGKIPGRLGIPLKNIVDTASLLEEGHVFLGFSKDGQFVLSYTLNVDADDPTSFPAYIYQLYWWRFRDNKPMLKVSEVRLFSEEEIQQDLYIALCSWPTDSSKVLVYGCCMSSKPRAEEKLMCYVTITAVPSLTPCPKCLHLKYSTDCENMNYAEPIASWAPPELADELSGATGAAAPPCCLQHSFAVHTKYELSPPFPSFSPKHSLARDGLLVLNTGDSIIALAVNVGDTDLPSGSLYSPLLTPSRGSSTQRSSLYNVSVQHHGSNTDVTPGGPEDSAAYPHQIDRHSRALAAMDLDSYQLCDEWDYPESSPAMFLPDSDQTDDEVENEEDLAQIQVPSSPSFLCNIKSNLVRKTDGDCLLQTTSGQTSVASPPWCTPEHVGLSSTDPTFSAALPEIQVTPQSPCSSGDRIAGATVPLGRNSPSDGTPGNSTLETADDWSHCRRLRGKSQFRNPNQCNQNESSPGSVGHEHCHTGGNYAQKTNSTSGDKNAITNNCLVGPYMSWNSPLRCGGYTISDRESMCGDDGDLGSEIEQHCPYHYRPREGSRHGSQRTMQECTCRLQGFTYSVRRYIERTSYHDYLQPLEPDTFDYHSMVPLVVCGTQKSPMVITSRSPIIEGSHVEVKQLTMDAEHYLCVTIQTYAPWAKRYISFTDYDMQILDVCCDSCSVVVMVIALIRAWPEPKMPRDVFEFDDDPTHEMPKLYETGFKFSWNLKTGQYQTIEVGELKEFNQAELCKTWNPGRVLCQKLQRDWAVPQGHTRGVHVLTNEAVFKNKSLRKLLDPVHYVAIVLT; from the exons ATGGCGGGTGGACTAAGCTGTTTCCCTTGCCTAGCTCCGACaaagaagggtgtttttccatCATTTAATATCATCCATCGATTGCACATGAGACAG atgAGAGGTAATTTGCGTCCCACAGCCCGCACTTACCCGATTTGTCGCTCGTTATTCGGTAAAATTCCTGGACGTCTTGGTATCCCACTCAAGAATATTGTGGACACCGCATCCCTGCTTGAAGAAGG CCATGTCTTTCTGGGTTTCAGCAAAGATGGTCAGTTTGTCCTCTCCTACACCCTCAATGTTGACGCTGACGACCCCACCTCATTCCCAGCCTACATCTATCAGCTCTACTGGTGGAGATTCAGGGACAACAAACCAATGTTAAAG GTATCTGAAGTTCGACTGTTTAGTGAAGAAGAGATCCAGCAAGACTTGTACATTGCGCTTTGTAGCTGGCCTACAGATAGCTCCAAGGTCCTAGTGTATGGATG TTGTATGTCTTCCAAGCCACGAGCTGAAGAGAAGTTGATGTGCTACGTAACCATCACTGCTGTGCCTTCACTAACACCATGCCCTAAGTGCCTTCATCTCAAATACAGTACTGACTGTGAAAATATGAATTATGCAG AACCTATTGCATCTTGGGCACCTCCGGAACTTGCGGATGAATTATCAGGAGCAACAGGGGCTGCAGCTCCGCCCTGCTGCCTCCAACACAGCTTCGCTGTTCACACCAAATACGAACTCTCACCCCCGTTCCCATCCTTCTCACCTAAGCACAGCTTGGCTAGAGATGGCCTGCTGGTGTTAAACACTGGAGACTCCATCATAGCTCTGGCTGTCAATGTCGGGGACACCGACCTGCCATCAGGAAGTCTTTACTCCCCTCTTCTGACTCCATCTCGGGGGTCTAGTACTCAGCGATCAAGCTTATACAATGTGAGTGTCCAGCATCACGGAAGCAACACTGACGTAACACCAGGGGGACCTGAAGACAGTGCAGCCTACCCTCATCAGATCGATCGACACAGTAGAGCACTTGCTGCTATGGATTTGGACAGCTACCAACTCTGTGATGAGTGGGATTACCCGGAAAGTTCCCCAGCAATGTTTCTGCCAGACTCAGATCAGACGGACGATGAGGTTGAAAACGAAGAGGATCTGGCTCAAATACAAGTCCCGAGCTCACCCTCCTTCTTGTGCAATATAAAGAGTAACTTAGTCAGAAAGACAGATGGTGATTGCTTACTCCAGACTACCTCCGGACAAACTAGTGTTGCGAGTCCTCCGTGGTGTACCCCAGAGCATGTTGGTTTATCCTCTACAGATCCGACCTTCTCAGCAGCTTTGCCTGAGATACAAGTTACTCCTCAATCCCCGTGTAGCAGTGGGGATAGAATAGCAGGTGCCACTGTACCACTAGGTAGAAACTCACCTTCAGATGGCACTCCTGGTAATAGTACTTTGGAGACTGCTGATGACTGGTCTCACTGCAGACGTCTGCGAGGTAAAAGTCAATTTAGGAATCCCAACCAATGCAATCAGAATGAAAGCTCACCTGGGTCTGTTGGACATGAGCACTGCCACACTGGAGGAAATTATGCACAGAAGACAAACAGCACTAGTGGCGATAAGAACGCAATCACAAACAATTGCCTGGTTGGACCTTACATGAGTTGGAACAGTCCACTTCGGTGTGGGGGGTACACCATATCAGACAGGGAAAGCATGTGCGGGGACGACGGAGATCTGGGGAGCGAAATCGAACAGCATTGCCCTTATCATTATCGACCAAGAGAGGGCAGTAGACACGGAAGCCAGCGGACAATGCAggagtgtacatgtaggctacaagGGTTTACGTATTCAGTGCGAAGATATATAGAGAGGACGTCATACCATGATTACCTGCAGCCACTGGAACCTGACA CCTTTGACTACCACAGTATGGTTCCATTAGTTGTGTGTGGTACCCAGAAGTCTCCTATGGTCATCACCAGCAGGTCTCCAATCATTGAG GGGTCCCATGTTGAAGTGAAGCAGTTAACAATGGATGCTGAACACTACCTTTGTGTCACAATTCAGACTTACGCCCCCTGGGCCAAGCGCTACATCTCCTTCACAGACTATGACATGCAGATTCTGGAC GTTTGTTGTGATTCCTGTAGCGTTGTTGTCATGGTGATAGCTCTTATCAGGGCGTGGCCTGAACCTAAGATGCCTCGGGATGTCTTTGAGTTTGATGACGACCCTACACA CGAGATGCCAAAACTTTACGAGACAGGATTCAAATTCTCCTGGAATCTAAAAACAG GTCAATACCAGACTATCGAGGTTGGTGAACTCAAAGAATTCAACCAGGCTGAACTTTG caaAACTTGGAATCCCGGCCGTGTGTTATGTCAGAAACTTCAGCGTGACTGGGCGGTTCCACAAGGCCATACAAggggtgtacatgtactcactAATGAAGCAGTGTTTAAGA ATAAATCCCTAAGGAAGTTATTGGATCCAGTGCACTATGTAGCTATTGTGCTGACGTGA